In Silene latifolia isolate original U9 population chromosome 3, ASM4854445v1, whole genome shotgun sequence, a single window of DNA contains:
- the LOC141648647 gene encoding F-box protein CPR1-like, which produces MVASCESYLLIGCGFTDLEGLILVNPTTRIYRVLPKLYVPTHHNYAQYGMCHCSDDFKVVRFVQYRRGVHDVLVTEVIVYSLNTNLWKLIECKPTTPESCDTPVLVQNHLLVMTFEDCYGRLTRIGCFDIKAERWSNDVLLPDIPLSEIDSNPTPQWSADRNQYHLGVLDGCLRFSCYDVNNSTYSVWVMKEYGVKESWVKLMSLSKSVYHPIAYRKGSLDELLCIPNSSGKYFWYNIRDKQFIESGIDGDGLDTSDDFSFAYICKESLLNFSGGLLIRSLSREREVDDYYYRYDDGYFYEEGDWFHFK; this is translated from the coding sequence ATGGTGGCTTCTTGCGAATCATACCTCTTGATTGGGTGCGGATTCACTGACCTTGAAGGTCTCATCTTGGTCAACCCAACTACGCGTATTTACCGTGTACTCCCTAAACTTTATGTTCCCACTCACCATAACTATGCTCAGTATGGGATGTGTCATTGTTCAGACGATTTCAAAGTTGTTAGGTTTGTCCAATACCGTCGAGGTGTACATGATGTTTTAGTAACGGAGGTCATTGTCTATAGCTTGAACACTAATTTATGGAAACTTATCGAGTGTAAACCGACCACGCCTGAATCGTGTGATACTCCTGTCCTTGTACAAAACCATTTGCTTGTCATGACATTCGAAGATTGTTATGGTCGTTTGACGAGAATTGGTTGTTTTGATATCAAGGCTGAACGATGGTCTAATGATGTGCTCTTGCCTGATATTCCTTTGAGTGAAATCGATTCCAACCCAACTCCACAATGGTCAGCGGATCGCAATCAGTATCACCTCGGCGTGCTGGATGGGTGTTTGCGTTTTTCATGTTACGATGTGAACAATTCGACTTATAGTGTATGGGTTATGAAGGAATATGGTGTTAAGGAGTCTTGGGTTAAGTTGATGAGCCTATCCAAATCCGTTTACCACCCTATTGCTTACCGAAAAGGATCATTAGACGAACTATTGTGTATACCAAATTCTAGTGGCAAATACTTTTGGTACAACATTAGAGATAAACAATTTATTGAGTCGGGAATCGACGGAGATGGCCTTGATACTAGTGATGATTTCTCTTTCGCATATATTTGTAAGGAAAGCCTCTTAAACTTTTCCGGAGGTCTACTGATTCGTTCATTATCCAGAGAACGAGAGGTGGACGACTATTACTACCGTTATGATGATGGTTATTTCTATGAGGAGGGTGACTGGTTTCATTTTAAGTAG
- the LOC141648648 gene encoding F-box protein CPR1-like, whose translation MASFSEANHRLLILPSKEDSFRIYELDSPHSSPTLCPYPIPSKQFETSSISVVACCESYLLIGYGFTELEGLILFNPTTRIYRALPKVYVAIDADYVHYGMCHCLDDEFNDDFKIVRLVQYDREHKVREVMVYSLSTNSWKSIELKQTRSQWIGYPVLIQNHLLVMIFYDGYLYGRFTRIGCFDIKAERWSNDVLLSDILLGEIDFNFTQPYQGVLYHLGVLERQLRFSCYDMNKLSYSIWVMKEYGVKESWVKLMSVSGKSLVDVRHPIAYRQGSSNQLLCIPKYSWFNLRDKQFIEMGFDGEGLNSYRYSFAYVCKASLLNFPGGKPIHSSSKKPDDDDNEDEEEANIFLRLSQNSI comes from the exons ATGGCTTCATTTTCCGAGGCCAATCATCGCCTCTTAATCCTCCCTAGTAAGGAGGACTCGTTCCGTATATACGAACTGGATTCCCCACACTCATCTCCTACGCTTTGCCCTTACCCTATACCGTCAAAACAGTTTGAAACTTCGTCCATATCGGTGGTGGCATGTTGTGAATCGTACCTCTTGATTGGATACGGATTTACCGAGCTTGAAGGGCTCATCTTGTTCAACCCAACTACACGTATTTACCGTGCACTCCCTAAAGTTTACGTTGCCATTGACGCTGACTATGTACATTATGGCATGTGTCATTGTTTAGATGATGAATTCAATGACGACTTCAAAATTGTCAGGTTGGTTCAATACGATAGAGAACATAAGGTAAGAGAAGTCATGGTCTACAGCTTAAGTACTAATTCATGGAAATCTATCGAGCTTAAACAGACCAGGTCTCAATGGATTGGTTATCCCGTCCTTATACAAAACCATTTACTTGTGATGATTTTTTATGATGGTTATCTTTATGGTCGCTTCACGAGAATTGGTTGTTTTGATATCAAGGCTGAACGATGGTCTAATGATGTTCTCTTGTCTGATATTCTTTTGGGTGAAATCGATTTCAACTTCACTCAACCATATCAAGGTGTTCTCTATCACCTAGGTGTGCTTGAAAGGCAACTACGTTTTTCATGTTACGATATGAACAAGTTGAGTTATAGTATATGGGTTATGAAGGAATACGGTGTTAAAGAGTCTTGGGTTAAATTGATGAGCGTTTCTGGGAAAAGCCTCGTAGATGTTCGCCACCCTATTGCATACCGCCAAGGATCATCAAATCAACTATTGTGTATACCAAAATATTCATGGTTCAACCTTAGAGATAAACAATTCATTGAGATGGGATTTGACGGTGAAGGCCTTAATAGTTACCGATACTCTTTTGCTTATGTATGCAAGGCAAGCCTCTTAAACTTTCCCGGAGGTAAACCGATTCATTCATCATCCAAGAAAccagatgatgatgataatgaggatgaggAGGAAGCTAATATATTCTTACGCTTGAGTCAAAATTCTAT ATGA